In Erigeron canadensis isolate Cc75 chromosome 7, C_canadensis_v1, whole genome shotgun sequence, one DNA window encodes the following:
- the LOC122607654 gene encoding protein N-terminal glutamine amidohydrolase isoform X1 → MATSLESNSSVAITTSYSDVSQFNHTPSYCEENVYMLCKKLSADGVANLSDLFVVFISNENKHIPMWHQKASHRADGIILWDYHVICIQKREEENSVDLVWDLDSNLPFPSKLPSYVSESIRPSFELFSEFQRVFRIVHAPVFLRSFASDRRHMKDSEGNWISPPPEHKVIVAEDGTVHNLNQYIDMSTKDVLKDLGEDSVNVVYIEQLGVLVGESQLEQFFSCFSR, encoded by the exons atggcTACAAGTCTGGAATCAAATTCATCTGTTGCAATTACAACCAGTTATTCAGATGTTTCTCAATTTAATCACACCCCTTCTTACTG TGAAGAAAATGTATACATGCTATGCAAGAAACTGAGTGCGGACGGAGTAGCGAATCTATCTGATCTCTTTGTGGTCTTCATTTCCAATGAGAATAAGcat ATACCTATGTGGCATCAGAAAGCTAGCCATAGAGCGGATGGAATAATTCTATGGGATTATCATGTAATTTGCATTCAG aaaagagaagaagaaaactCTGTGGATCTAGTATGGGATTTAGATTCAAATCTTCCTTTTCCGTCAAAACTACCATCATATGTATCAGAAAGTATCAGGCCATCTTTCGAACTATTTTCTGAATTTCAGAG GGTCTTCCGTATAGTGCATGCACCGGTCTTTCTTCGTTCTTTTGCCTCTGATAGGAGACACATGAAGGATTCTGAAGGAAATTGGATTTCACCTCCACCTGAGCACAAAGTCATAGTAGCTGAAG ATGGAACCGTGCACAATTTAAACCAGTACATTGACATGTCCACAAAAGACGTgctgaaagatttaggagaagatTCTGTCAATGTAGTGTATATCGAACAACTGGGTGTCTTAGTGGGCGAGAGCCAGCTGGAGCAATTCTTTTCTTGCTTTTCAAGGTAG
- the LOC122607654 gene encoding protein N-terminal glutamine amidohydrolase isoform X2: protein MLCKKLSADGVANLSDLFVVFISNENKHIPMWHQKASHRADGIILWDYHVICIQKREEENSVDLVWDLDSNLPFPSKLPSYVSESIRPSFELFSEFQRVFRIVHAPVFLRSFASDRRHMKDSEGNWISPPPEHKVIVAEDGTVHNLNQYIDMSTKDVLKDLGEDSVNVVYIEQLGVLVGESQLEQFFSCFSR, encoded by the exons ATGCTATGCAAGAAACTGAGTGCGGACGGAGTAGCGAATCTATCTGATCTCTTTGTGGTCTTCATTTCCAATGAGAATAAGcat ATACCTATGTGGCATCAGAAAGCTAGCCATAGAGCGGATGGAATAATTCTATGGGATTATCATGTAATTTGCATTCAG aaaagagaagaagaaaactCTGTGGATCTAGTATGGGATTTAGATTCAAATCTTCCTTTTCCGTCAAAACTACCATCATATGTATCAGAAAGTATCAGGCCATCTTTCGAACTATTTTCTGAATTTCAGAG GGTCTTCCGTATAGTGCATGCACCGGTCTTTCTTCGTTCTTTTGCCTCTGATAGGAGACACATGAAGGATTCTGAAGGAAATTGGATTTCACCTCCACCTGAGCACAAAGTCATAGTAGCTGAAG ATGGAACCGTGCACAATTTAAACCAGTACATTGACATGTCCACAAAAGACGTgctgaaagatttaggagaagatTCTGTCAATGTAGTGTATATCGAACAACTGGGTGTCTTAGTGGGCGAGAGCCAGCTGGAGCAATTCTTTTCTTGCTTTTCAAGGTAG